One genomic region from Pseudoduganella dura encodes:
- a CDS encoding homoserine dehydrogenase yields MNSIKVGLLGVGNVGGGTFDVLKRNQEEIRRRAGRGIEVVAVSARNLERARLRTNGEVKVVADPFDIVNDPSIDIVVELIGGYDTALELVMRAIENGKHVVTANKALLAVHGNEIFKAAQAKGVMVAFEAAVAGGIPIIKALREGLTANRVQWLAGIINGTTNFILSEMRDKGLDFDTVLKQAQALGYAEADPTFDIEGVDAAHKATILSAIAFGIPVQFAKAHVEGIARLEAVDIRYAEQLGYRIKLLGIAKRARVDGVEGIELRVHPTLIPAKRLIANVEGAMNAVLVHGDAVGATLYYGKGAGAEPTASAVIADLVDITRLATADPEHRVPHLAFQPDELADIAILPMAEITTSYYLRMRVADQPGVLADLTRILADSGISIDAMMQKEPGEGEIQADIIMLTHQTQEKKVLAAIARMEGLPTVLGNVTKIRLENLS; encoded by the coding sequence ATGAACTCGATCAAAGTAGGTTTGCTGGGCGTGGGCAATGTCGGAGGCGGTACCTTCGATGTCCTGAAACGCAACCAGGAAGAAATCCGCCGCCGCGCCGGCCGCGGCATCGAAGTGGTGGCCGTCTCGGCCCGTAACCTCGAGCGCGCAAGGCTGCGCACCAATGGCGAGGTGAAAGTGGTGGCCGACCCGTTCGACATCGTCAACGATCCGTCGATCGACATCGTCGTCGAACTGATCGGCGGCTACGACACGGCGCTCGAGCTCGTCATGCGCGCGATCGAGAACGGCAAGCACGTGGTCACCGCCAACAAGGCGCTGCTGGCCGTGCACGGCAACGAGATCTTCAAGGCGGCCCAGGCAAAAGGCGTGATGGTGGCGTTCGAGGCGGCCGTCGCCGGCGGCATTCCCATCATCAAGGCGCTGCGCGAAGGCCTCACGGCGAACCGCGTGCAATGGCTGGCCGGCATCATCAACGGCACCACGAACTTCATCCTTTCCGAAATGCGCGACAAGGGCCTGGACTTCGACACGGTGCTGAAGCAGGCGCAGGCCCTCGGCTATGCCGAGGCCGACCCGACGTTCGACATCGAAGGCGTGGATGCGGCGCACAAGGCCACGATCCTGTCGGCCATCGCGTTCGGCATTCCGGTGCAGTTCGCCAAGGCGCACGTGGAAGGCATCGCCAGGCTCGAGGCGGTGGACATCCGCTATGCCGAGCAGCTGGGCTACCGCATCAAGCTGCTCGGCATCGCCAAGCGCGCCCGCGTCGACGGTGTCGAAGGCATCGAACTGCGCGTGCACCCCACGCTGATCCCGGCCAAGCGCCTGATCGCCAACGTCGAAGGCGCGATGAACGCCGTGCTGGTGCACGGCGATGCGGTCGGCGCCACGCTGTACTACGGCAAGGGCGCCGGCGCCGAACCGACCGCCTCGGCCGTGATCGCCGACCTGGTCGACATCACGCGCCTGGCCACCGCCGACCCGGAACACCGCGTGCCGCACCTGGCGTTCCAGCCGGACGAGCTGGCCGACATCGCGATCCTGCCGATGGCCGAGATCACCACCAGCTACTACCTGCGCATGCGCGTGGCCGACCAGCCCGGCGTGCTGGCCGACCTGACCCGCATCCTGGCCGACAGCGGCATCTCGATCGACGCGATGATGCAGAAGGAGCCGGGAGAAGGCGAAATCCAGGCCGACATCATCATGCTGACGCACCAGACCCAGGAAAAGAAAGTGCTGGCCGCGATCGCCCGCATGGAAGGCCTGCCGACCGTGCTGGGCAACGTGAC